One Campylobacter massiliensis DNA window includes the following coding sequences:
- a CDS encoding tetratricopeptide repeat protein, whose product MGALYLKGQGVKQDYQKATELFKKGCDDEEALGCFNLGVLYKNGQGVKQNYQKAAEFYQKACDGGEALGCGSLGFLYETGQGVKQNYQKATELFKKTCDSEVARGCFGLGALYQNGKGLRQNYHKAAELYQKACDGGDAFGCSSLGFLYETGQGVKQDFSTAKQYHGKACDLGLQLGCDNYRKLNEKGY is encoded by the coding sequence TTGGGGGCTTTATATTTAAAGGGTCAAGGTGTAAAACAAGATTACCAAAAAGCAACTGAATTATTTAAGAAAGGTTGCGATGACGAGGAGGCTTTAGGTTGCTTTAACTTAGGGGTTTTATACAAAAACGGTCAAGGTGTAAAACAAAACTACCAAAAAGCAGCTGAATTTTATCAAAAAGCTTGTGATGGGGGAGAGGCTTTGGGTTGTGGAAGCTTAGGGTTTTTATACGAAACCGGCCAAGGTGTAAAACAAAATTACCAAAAAGCAACTGAACTGTTTAAAAAAACTTGTGATAGTGAAGTAGCTAGGGGTTGCTTTGGGTTAGGAGCTTTATACCAAAACGGTAAAGGCCTAAGGCAAAACTACCACAAAGCTGCCGAGCTTTATCAAAAAGCTTGTGATGGGGGAGATGCTTTTGGCTGCTCTAGCTTAGGGTTTTTATACGAAACCGGCCAAGGTGTAAAACAGGATTTTTCCACTGCAAAACAATACCATGGCAAGGCTTGTGATTTAGGGCTTCAGTTAGGATGTGATAATTACAGAAAGCTAAACGAAAAAGGCTATTAA
- a CDS encoding Txe/YoeB family addiction module toxin — MQILWDDDAWQEYLSWQTQDKQNLKKINELIKDISRNPFDGIGKPEALKGNLSGFYSRRINHEHRLVYAVKDDTIYIISCKGHYE; from the coding sequence TTGCAAATTTTATGGGACGACGATGCATGGCAAGAATACTTATCTTGGCAAACCCAAGACAAGCAGAATTTAAAAAAAATAAACGAGTTAATCAAGGACATAAGCAGAAACCCATTTGACGGCATAGGTAAACCAGAAGCCCTAAAAGGAAATCTAAGCGGCTTTTATAGTAGACGCATTAATCACGAACATAGGCTGGTTTATGCCGTTAAAGACGATACGATCTACATCATCTCTTGCAAAGGGCATTATGAATAA